A window from Peromyscus eremicus chromosome 5, PerEre_H2_v1, whole genome shotgun sequence encodes these proteins:
- the LOC131911825 gene encoding pre-mRNA-splicing factor 38A-like, which produces MANRTVKDAHSIHGTNPQYLVEKIIRTRIYESKYWKEECFGLTAELVVDKAMELKFVGGVYGGNIKPTPFLCLTLKMLQIQPEKDIIVEFIKNEDFKYVRMLGALYMRLTGTAMDCYKYLEPLYNDYRKIKSQNRNGEFELMHVDEFIDELLHSERVCDIILPRLQKRYVLEEGEQLEARVSALEEDMDDVESSEEEEEEDEKLERVPSPDHRRRRSYRDLDKPRRSPALRYRRSRSRSPRRRSRSPKRRSPSPRRERHRSKSPRRHRSRSRDRRHRSRSKSPGHHRSHRHRSHSKSPERSKKSHKKSRRGNE; this is translated from the coding sequence ATGGCGAACCGTACGGTCAAGGATGCCCACAGCATCCATGGCACCAACCCTCAGTATCTGGTGGAGAAGATCATTCGCACGCGGATCTATGAATCAAAGTACTGGAAAGAAGAGTGCTTTGGACTTACGGCTGAACTTGTAGTCGACAAAGCCATGGAGTTAAAGTTTGTGGGTGGTGTCTACGGTGGAAACATAAAGCCAACTCCTTTTCTGTGTTTAACCTTGAAGATGCTTCAGATTCAACCTGAGAAGGATATCATTGTTGAGTTTATAAAAAATGAAGATTTCAAGTATGTCCGGATGTTGGGGGCACTTTACATGAGGCTGACAGGAACTGCAATGGATTGCTACAAGTACTTGGAGCCTTTGTACAATGACTATCGAAAAATCAAGAGCCAGAACCGGAATGGGGAGTTTGAACTGATGCACGTAGATGAGTTCATTGATGAACTTCTGCACAGTGAGAGAGTCTGTGATATCATTTTGCCCCGGCTGCAGAAACGCTATGTGCTGGAGGAAGGTGAACAACTGGAGGCCCGAGTTAGTGCTCTAGAAGAGGACATGGATGATGTGGAATCcagtgaagaggaggaagaagaagatgagaagctggaAAGAGTCCCATCACCTGACCATCGACGACGAAGAAGCTACCGAGACCTGGACAAGCCACGGCGTTCTCCTGCACTGCGCTACAGGAGGAGTCGGAGTCGGTCTCCCAGGAGGCGAAGTAGATCCCCCAAAAGAAGAAGCCCTTCTCCACGCCGAGAAAGGCATAGGAGCAAGAGTCCACGACGCCATCGAAGCAGGTCCCGAGACAGACGACACAGATCCCGCTCTAAATCCCCAGGTCACCACCGTAGTCACAGACATAGGAGTCACTCCAAGTCTCCTGAAAGGtctaagaaaagccacaagaagaGCCGCAGAGGAAATGAGTAA
- the LOC131911818 gene encoding uncharacterized protein LOC131911818, whose protein sequence is MERDTEQPMETDIPTKTFFRQSKFQTKFQTKIFQSEQPQAPKSRTPQTLHTKTDLINPAGRPFVAIPIITNKGPRIVKWLIDTGSEISIITEFTEHFKTDKRVIIQGIAAETEVPVIKLRLKLYNKEYEIEAASFNAPCNILGIKEIRKLFPDFLNNKRIAKVRCNLAEVKIQPIKLPHTPPTFTAQYPIKGGIKEITETIQTLLKEGIIEKSQSFNYNSPVWPVLKPNGKWRFTVDFRRVNEKTPKLPGQLPDVEDIFLRIKNSAPKAMATIDLSDMFFGIPLHPTSRELTTFTWQGQQYQFLRLPQGYLNSPIIAHNTLTTTLKNFEPESECNIYTYVDDIMIVGQAIEKVQSTLEKLIQHLRNEGWTINLEKVNKAGTEVKFLGVHWTTEGPTIPETVIDKLKQIKRPQNKTEVQHLIGLFAYWRQHIPYLQIILQPLYKITKKAQDFEWDQNCENAIKLVLEYINQYSHLYYIQPGDHVFVDILYMQGYGNWNIFSKNKDRETPIGFYCKKFPWSENKYSLFERTIWTAYEAFRTIHSLLKENHVTLRSHIPILDWVKAPGEAWAGLPMEGKVLQWKWYLQEFLRSTPLSAKGSVPAVSESILQSDRPMTPEGYIFPTSTPPQKQVPMGHWGTREYDPSLVNAWFTDGSATTVNNKVRWKAAAYRPGDGMVITDQGTDKSAQHAEVIAALLAIRQTIKDNYKQIYLYTDSWCVANGIAVWSGKWRNNGWKINGKDIWSKAAWQELDAASRLIKIIVYHVDAHTKKQDETNKNNEVVDKLASALSIKLKGAWKANIDPETGKGKIQREWIQVRPSTKDIPISTEEILKIHEQLGHIGTHALKSWFDKRNLKITWQTIRKAINSCNNCPKAMTRLTHNYQGIIGHRMDFNRILQIDFIGPLNSFKGKYCCTLVDITTGLGMARESTHPDQNTTILTVWGWCAAYGTPDIIQSDQGTHFTGAKTQRMARNLNIQWDFHRAYTPTAAGAIERWNGMIKKQLEMHKGMPLSLAIKIATYELNTRPRINRKSPIEEAIQKQHTIDYPTVIDREVIRNPNCLYRNRKNNKLSPAEIIAPGTGNNVWITQDVLQESSNRKPTLESVRQTLRFT, encoded by the exons atggagagagacacagagcaacccatggagacagacataccaaccaaaactttttttagGCAATCGAAATTTCAAACCAAATTTCAGACCAAAATTTTTCAATCAGAACAACCACAGGCCCCCAAGAGCAGGACCCCCCAGACGCTACATACCAAGACGGACCTGATCAACCCGGCTGGTAGACCATTCGTAGCTATACCTATAATAACTAACAAAGGGCCGAGAATAGTAAAATGGCTAATAGATACAGGTTCTGAAATTAGTATAATAACggaatttacagaacattttaaaactgacaaaaggGTTATAATACAGGGaatagcagcagaaacagaagtacCAGTAATAAAATTAAGACTCAAATTATATAATAAGGAATATGAGATTGAAGCAGCTAGTTTCAATGCACCTTGTAATATCCTAGgcattaaagaaataagaaaattattcccaGACTTTCTAAATAATAAGAGAATAGCTAAGGTCAGATGTAATCTAGCAGAAGTAAAAATACAACCTATTAAATTACCACACACACCCCCGACCTTCACGGCACAATACCCTATCAAAGGAGGTATTAAGGAAATAACAGAGACTATACAAACTTTGCTAAAAGAAGGCATTATAGAGAAATCTCAATCATTTAATTATAACAGCCCGGTATGGCCGGTGTTGAAACCTAATGGCAAATGGAGATTTACAGTTGACTTCAGGAGAGTAAATGAAAAAACACCCAAACTTCCAGGACAACTTCCTGATGTGGAAGACAtctttcttagaattaaaaattcagcTCCAAAGGCAATGGCAACTATAGACTTAAGTGATATGTTCTTTGGAATCCCATTACACCCAACATCTAGGGAACTTACTACATTTACATGGCAAGGACAGCAATATCAATTCTTGAGACTCCCTCAAGGGTATTTGAACAGTCCTATTATTGCACACAACACCTTAACAACTACATTAAAGAACTTCGAACCAGAATCAGAATGTAACATATATACCTATGTAGATGATATAATGATAGTAGGACAAGCCATTGAAAAAGTACAAAGTACATTAGAGAAACTAAttcaacatttaagaaatgaaggatggactataaacctagaaaaagtaaataaagcaggAACAGAAGTAAAATTCTTAGGGGTACATTGGACTACAGAAGGACCAACAATACCCGAAACAgtaatagataaattaaaacaaattaagcgACCCCAGAATAAAACTGAGGTACAACATCTAATTGGCCTATTTGCATATTGGAGGCAACATATCCCATACCTACAGATCATATTACagcctttatataaaataacaaagaaagcacAGGATTTTGAATGGGACCAAAACTGTGAAAATGCCATTAAACTGGTACTGGAATATATAAACCAGTACAGCCACCTATATTATATACAGCCCGGTGACCACGTATTTGTGGACATCTTGTATATGCAGGGCTATGGTAattggaatatattttcaaaaaataaagacagggaaaCACCAATAGGCTTCTACTGCAAGAAATTCccatggtcagagaacaaataTTCGCTGTTCGAAAGAACCATATGGACAGCCTACGAGGCATTCAGGACAATCCACTCACTGCTCAAAGAGAACCATGTGACTCTCCGGTCACATATAcccattttggactgggtaaaGGCACCAGGAGAGGCATGGGCTGGACTACCCATGGAAGGAAAGGTACTTCAATGGAAATGGTACCTTCAGGAGTTCCTTCGATCAACACCTCTGTCAGCAAAGGGGTCGGTACCAGCGGTATCGGAGTCGATACTTCAGTCCGACAGGCCCATGACTCCAGAGGGATACATTTTCCCAACCTCAACCCCTCCCCAGAAACAGGTACCAATGGGCCATTGGGGGACTAGAGAGTACGATCCCTCCCTGGTTAATGCCTGGTTCACTGATGGATCAGCAACTACGGTGAACAACAAAGTGAGATGGAAAGCAGCCGCCTATAGACCTGGGGATGGAATGGTCATTACAGACCAGGGCACTGATAAATCAGCCCAACATGCAGAAGTTATAGCCGCACTATTGGCGATAAGACAAACTATAAAGgacaattataaacaaatttatttatacacCGATTCATGGTGTGTGGCAAATGGCATAGCAGTATGGTCaggtaaatggagaaataatggatGGAAAATTAATGGTAAAGACATATGGTCAAAGGCAGCATGGCAGGAATTGGATGCAGCAAGCAGACTAATCAAAATCATAGTATACCATGTCGATGCACATACCAAGAAACAGGAtgagacaaataaaaacaatgaagtagTAGACAAACTAGCTTCAgcattaagtataaaattaaaaggtgcatggaaggcaaacattgatccagaaacaggaaaaggtaaaatacagagagaatggaTACAGGTAAGACCATCAACTAAGGACATACCTATAAGTACAGAAGAGATACTGAAAATCCATGAGCAGTTAGGACATATAGGTACACATGCACTAAAAAGTTGGTTcgataaaagaaatcttaagataacatggcagacaataaggaaagcaatcaatagttgcAACAATTGCCCAAAGGCTATGACAAGATTAACACACAATTACCAAGGGATAATAGGACACCGAATGGATTTTAATAGAATCCTGCAAATAGACTTCATAGGACCGTTAAACAGCTTCAAGGGAAAATATTGCTGTACCCTAGTAGACATAACGACAGGTCTCGGGATGGCCCGAGAAAGCACACACCCAGATCAAAACACGACGATACTTACAGTCTGGGGATGGTGTGCAGCATATGGAACACCAGATATAATACAATCagaccaaggaactcatttcacaggagccaaaacacaaagaatggctAGAAACTTAAACATTCAATGGGACTTCCATAGAGCCTATACACCGACAGCAGCCGGAGCAATAGAAAGATGGAACGGAATGATTAAAAAACAGCTAGAGATGCATAAGGGAATGCCACTGTcattagcaataaaaatagcaacttaTGAATTGAATACCAGACCCAGAATAAATAGGAAGTCACCAATAGAAGAAGCTATACAAAAACAACATACAATAGATTATCCTACAGTTATAGATAGAGAAGTAATAAGGAATCCTAATTGCCTTTACAGGAACCGGAAGAATAACAAATTATCCCCAGCAGAAATAATAGCACCAGGAACAGGAAACAACGTGTGGATAACTCAAG ATGTCTTACAGGAATCAAGTAACAGGAAACCCACTTTGGAATCCGTCAGGCAGACGCTTCGATTTACTTAG